The Arachis ipaensis cultivar K30076 chromosome B07, Araip1.1, whole genome shotgun sequence genome includes a window with the following:
- the LOC107609741 gene encoding uncharacterized protein LOC107609741, whose translation MASSGGGDGVRPTKRPLGFMKHAMARKDSFIQWFAMTGILLLSMRSLGQKYRIHSLQEENYTLQEEHDLLAERINNIKRDLLHEASEDSTGAFASRLRLLFSDHH comes from the coding sequence ATGGCTTCCTCAGGCGGCGGCGACGGCGTGAGGCCAACAAAGAGGCCGTTAGGGTTTATGAAGCACGCGATGGCAAGAAAGGACAGCTTCATTCAGTGGTTTGCGATGACTGGGATTCTGCTTCTGAGCATGAGGTCTTTGGGTCAGAAATACCGAATCCATAGCCTTCAGGAGGAAAACTATACTCTTCAGGAGGAGCACGATTTACTCGCAGAGCGCATCAACAACATCAAGCGTGATCTCCTTCATGAAGCTTCTGAAGACTCCACTGGCGCCTTTGCTTCTCGCCTTCGTCTTCTCTTCTCCGATCACCACTGA
- the LOC107609738 gene encoding lysine histidine transporter-like 8 translates to MEEEVVEVMKKSSRASPAMSSTTHVHSPSMVDSAPKTPKSPFATRFMNTPLASPMKKAFENIHGYLEEVGRFTKLDRQDAWLPITESRKGNAYYAAFHILSSGIGFQALVLPLAFTNLGWIWGIICLCGAFMWQLYTLWLLIQLHESESGVRHSRYLKLAMAAFGEKLGKLLALFPIMYLSGGTCVTLIMIGGGTMKIFFQIVCGEGCTLSPLSTTEWYLVFTCTAILLAQLPNLNSIAGVSLIGAITAVAYCALIWIVSMVKGTLPHVSYDPPKGPSKFTSTFCVCNALGIIAFAFRGHNLVLEIQGTMPSDAQQPSRLAMWRGCMFAYLIIALCLFPLAIGGYWAYGNSIPPDQGMLSALYKFHQHDTSKLIIALTSMLVVINSLSSFQIYAMPVFDNLESRYTIKKNRPCPRWLRVALRGFFGCLAFFIAVALPFLRSLAGLIGGIALPITLAYPCFMWVEIKKPKIYSINWCLNWTLGILGMVLSLMVVTGAIWSIVAQGIKFHFFNPQ, encoded by the exons ATGGAGGAGGAAGTTGTTGAAGTGATGAAGAAAAGTAGCAGAGCCTCTCCGGCCATGTCTTCTACTACTCATGTGCATTCTCCATCCATGGTGGATTCGGCACCCAAAACTCCTAAAAGCCCGTTTGCAACTCGTTTTATGAACACTCCCTTGGCCAGCCCCATGAAGAAGGCCTTTGAAAACATACACGGTTACTTGGAAGAAGTTGGGCGCTTCACTAAGCTTGACCGTCAAGATGCCTGGCTTCCTATCACCGAGTCGAGAAAGGGAAACGCATACTATGCTGCGTTTCACATTCTCAGCTCGGGAATTGGATTCCAGGCCCTTGTTCTTCCCTTGGCCTTCACTAATCTAGGATG GATTTGGGGAATCATATGTTTGTGTGGGGCTTTCATGTGGCAGCTCTACACGCTATGGTTACTAATTCAGCTCCACGAATCGGAGAGTGGGGTGCGCCATAGCAGGTACCTCAAGCTTGCAATGGCAGCATTTG GAGAGAAGCTAGGAAAATTGCTGGCACTGTTCCCAATCATGTACCTATCGGGTGGGACGTGTGTGACCCTCATCATGATCGGAGGTGGCACCATGAAGATATTCTTTCAGATTGTGTGTGGAGAGGGATGCACCCTAAGCCCACTCAGCACCACAGAGTGGTATTTGGTGTTTACTTGCACAGCCATTTTGCTTGCTCAACTTCCCAACCTCAATTCAATTGCAGGGGTTTCACTTATTGGAGCCATCACTGCTGTGGCTTATTGTGCTCTCATATGGATTGTATCTATGGTCAAAGGCACCCTCCCTCATGTATCCTATGATCCACCAAAGGGTCCATCAAAGTTCACTAGCACTTTTTGTGTGTGCAATGCTCTTGGCATTATAGCATTTGCTTTCAGGGGTCACAATCTTGTGTTAGAAATACAG GGGACAATGCCTTCGGATGCTCAACAACCTTCCCGTTTGGCCATGTGGAGAGGTTGCATGTTTGCCTATCTAATAATTGCCTTATGTTTGTTTCCCCTTGCCATCGGAGGTTATTGGGCTTATGGAAATTCA ATACCTCCCGACCAAGGGATGTTGAGTGCCTTGTACAAGTTCCACCAACATGATACATCAAAGTTGATCATCGCTTTGACAAGCATGCTGGTTGTCATCAACAGCCTCAGTTCCTTCCAAATCTATGCAATGCCAGTGTTTGACAATTTGGAATCAAGGTACACAATCAAAAAGAACAGGCCTTGCCCCAGGTGGCTAAGAGTGGCCTTGAGGGGATTCTTTGGATGCCTCGCCTTTTTCATCGCCGTAGCTTTACCCTTTCTGCGAAGTTTGGCAGGTCTTATCGGAGGCATTGCCCTGCCTATAACTCTAGCTTACCCCTGTTTCATGTGGGTAGAGATTAAGAAACCAAAGATTTATAGCATAAATTGGTGTCTAAATTGGACGCTAGGAATACTTGGTATGGTTCTTAGTTTAATGGTTGTCACAGGAGCCATTTGGAGCATAGTGGCTCAGGGAATAAAATTCCACTTCTTCAATCCACAGTAA
- the LOC107609740 gene encoding uncharacterized protein LOC107609740 gives MITRSNLAEQLREYQIRSKHDWASVSFFSSTSSNLASSRVDVVVFVIWELVILAFLVFSVVSLYFKHIRLAFILVCITVLLLLCMKITKQVRLARKKKRRMLLPLSM, from the exons ATGATTACACGATCGAATCTGGCGGAGCAGCTAAGGGAGTATCAGATTCGATCCAAGCATGACTGGGCCTCTGTCTCGTTCTTCTCTTCCACTTCTTCTAATCTCGCCTCTTCCAG GGTGGATGTCGTGGTCTTTGTAATATGGGAACTTGTTATTTTAGCTTTCCTGGTTTTCTCAGTAGTCTCGTTGTACTTTAAGCACATCCGGCTTGCTTTTATATTAGTTTGTATCACGGTGTTGTTGCTTTTATGCATGAAAATTACAAAGCAAGTAAGACTAGCAAGGAAAAAGAAACGAAGAATGCTTCTCCCGTTGTCAATGTAA